The Candidatus Paceibacterota bacterium nucleotide sequence TTTAATCTTTTCCTTACACGTTTGCACGTTGATAGGCCGAAGCCGAAAGACTCAAATCCTAAACTTTTTCCGTCACGGTTTGAAAATAACTTATCTGTATGCCAGAACCATCCATCTTCACCTTTGCCATATCTGTTTTCTAAATGGCACAGCGTCATATAAAAATCTCGTTCCGCATGGGTTAGCTTTTTCTTTAATTCTTCATCGTCATAGGGTTTATGCGGCGCAAGAAAAAAGTTTGTCTTTTTCTTATTTATTTTTAGGTTTTCGAATGGGTTTGCTAACATAGTCATTGTTATTTTTTGGGGTATTCGGGAAGCCGAATTGTATGGCCTTGCAGTACTGAAAAAAGGTGTTGGCCCGTGCCGAAGCCTCGGCTGGTTCAAGTTTTACGCCGTACATGCGCTCATATAGGTCGGCAAATTGTTTTATGGCTTCAGCTGGGAGTGGCATATCAGTTTTCGTAAAGGCGCGCTTTGATCTGGCGGAGAGCCTCAAAATATCTGCGGGGCTCGACCTTTAATTCCCCGCGCCAATAATCAGTGATCGTTTCGTCTAGGTGTCCATCGCTATCTTTTTCAAAGAGAAATAATGCTTTTCTCGGATTTTCTTTATCTATTCCCTCGAGCGGAAAGAAAAGAAAAAGCACCGCCGCCAGTGCGAGGTCGGAGCTTTTGAAGTATTCTTTTTCGGTTGGTTTGGTCGTCATAGTCATTTTTGCTTTCACTGACCAATGGCGACTTGTCGGCGACTTATTCAAGAAAAACAAAAGACCCCCTTATTCTGGAGGTCTTCTTGATTTAAGCTTTATTTGTTTTTGTCGGGCTTGTCAGTGATTATTCTTCGTATACTTGATTGCTAAATAGATCGTCTATCTCGGCGTTTGCATCTTTGCTTTCTTTTGTATTTTCTGGAGGCATAAGTTGCAGCCTAATTTTATATGATCGCTCCTGCTTTTGCGGACCATACGGATGGTAGGGATAAAACGGATCATCGCTCAGCCCAAAGTAGTATTTAAGGGATTTTGAAAGCCTTTCTTTCCACTTCTGTATTTTAATCTGGGCGCTTTCTGAATCCCACATAAGCTCACCAGGTACGGGCTGTTTGGCTAAGAGCAATAAAAGTTGCCACTGGATATTTGGTTTTTCAATACTTCTTTTGTCTGCAAATCCCATTTGATAAAAGTTTTGTGGTTCTTGATATTTGCCAGCCCTTATCACAGCATTTCTGTCATCAATAAATTTTATAATGATTTTCTCCCAAGTAGTACCTGCTGGGAGATGGTGCGGAAACCTCTGGCCGTGATCATTTTTTGGCAAAGCGTTGCTGTTATAAAATTCTTCAAAATTCTTCTTATCAGTAATGGTTATTTTACAACCGTAAGATTCATAAAGAGTGGAGTCCTCAGTAATTTCGTATTTAATTCCAGCTTGTGAAGCTAATCCCTCAAGAGCGTCCTTAAGTGCTGAATAGTCATTTTCGTTATCAAGCTTAGCCCCGAAGCCTCCGAGCTCAAAGTTAAAATTATCGGCCGCAGGGTTAAGATCTCGGCGCTGTTGTATGGCTTCAAGTATATTTTTAGTGATACTATCGTTTATCATATTCATTTTCATTGTTTATCCCCATTATGACAAAAAACGTCATCTTTGACAATGAATATTTAAAGAGCTAAAATGATAATAACCAATTACAGAGGCACATAATTTTATGAATTCAAACATCGACAAACTTTTTACGATTGAGGAAGTCGCTAAAATTTTGCGGGTTAGCGGCCGATCGGTTACGCGTTATATCGAGTCTGGGAAGCTTAAGGCATCAAAAATCGGCGTGTGGAGAATTAAGGAGTCTGATTTGCACGCGTTTTTAGAAAAGACGAGTAATACAAAAAGAAGAAAATAGTTATGGCAAACGAATTTCTTACAAATGCGAAGAAAGTAAAAAACGACGAGTTTTATACTCAATATAGCGATATTCAAAAAGAGATTGAGGCGTATTTAGAGTACGACTCAGACGCATTTCGCGACAAGGTGGTTTACTGCAATTGCGACGATCCATTTGAGAGTAATTTCTTTCGCTATTTTGTGCTCAATTTCAATAAGCTTGGATTAAAACAACTCATCACGACGAGTTACAAGCCTTCGCCTGTAGCCAACACTCAGCTGGAATTGTTTGGCAATGACAAGACCCTAACAAAATCAAAGGGCCGTCCTAAGATAACTGCCAATAAATTTATTATTAATGAGGTGCGCGATATAGACAGCGACGGAGAATTTAATTTAAAAGATGTTGCCAAGCAGTTAAGGGCAAATAAACACAATGAATGGACGCCATTAGAAGGCGATGGCGACTTTCGCAGTGATGAATCTATTAATTTATTGGAACAATCCGATATCGTGGTGACTAA carries:
- a CDS encoding DUF5659 domain-containing protein, whose amino-acid sequence is MTTKPTEKEYFKSSDLALAAVLFLFFPLEGIDKENPRKALFLFEKDSDGHLDETITDYWRGELKVEPRRYFEALRQIKARLYEN
- a CDS encoding helix-turn-helix domain-containing protein, giving the protein MNSNIDKLFTIEEVAKILRVSGRSVTRYIESGKLKASKIGVWRIKESDLHAFLEKTSNTKRRK